In the Novosphingobium sp. 9 genome, one interval contains:
- a CDS encoding site-specific DNA-methyltransferase: MGQVLVKERLRAAAPAPTPRELLPLGRIIPGDCIEAMRSLPDACVDMVFADPPYNLQLGGDLARPDGSHVDAVTNDWDKFSSFAAYDQFTREWLTEARRVLKPDGSLWVIGSYHNVFRLGAIMQDMGFWILNDIVWRKANPMPNFKGTRFTNAHETLIWASMGEKSKYTFNYRAMKTLNDELQMRSDWVLPICNGAERLKKGGRKVHPTQKPEALLYRVMLATTNAGDVVLDPFFGTGTTGAVAKRLGREWIGCERESDYREAALERIEMALPLDESALKTMQSKRTAPKVAFGTLVETGWIEPGTKVFDKKRRHVASIRADGSLIQGDATGSIHGLGKDLQGAPSCNGWTFWHLEHEGEVKPLDAIRQLYILATEP; the protein is encoded by the coding sequence ATGGGTCAGGTCCTCGTCAAGGAGCGTCTTCGCGCAGCAGCACCGGCGCCTACGCCGCGCGAACTGCTGCCGCTGGGCCGCATCATTCCGGGTGACTGCATCGAGGCCATGCGCTCGCTGCCGGACGCCTGCGTCGACATGGTCTTCGCCGACCCGCCGTACAACCTCCAGCTTGGCGGCGACCTTGCCCGTCCCGACGGCAGCCACGTCGATGCCGTGACCAACGACTGGGACAAGTTCTCCAGCTTCGCCGCCTACGACCAGTTTACCCGTGAGTGGCTGACCGAAGCGCGCCGCGTGCTCAAGCCCGACGGCTCGCTGTGGGTGATCGGATCGTACCACAACGTGTTCCGCCTCGGCGCGATCATGCAGGACATGGGCTTCTGGATCCTGAACGATATCGTCTGGCGCAAGGCGAACCCGATGCCCAACTTCAAGGGCACGCGCTTCACCAACGCGCACGAGACGCTGATCTGGGCCAGCATGGGCGAGAAGTCGAAGTACACCTTCAACTATCGCGCGATGAAGACGCTGAACGACGAATTGCAGATGCGTTCGGACTGGGTTCTGCCGATCTGCAACGGCGCCGAGCGTCTCAAGAAGGGCGGTCGCAAGGTTCACCCGACGCAGAAGCCCGAAGCGCTGCTCTACCGCGTCATGCTGGCGACCACCAACGCGGGCGATGTCGTGCTCGATCCGTTCTTCGGCACCGGCACCACGGGCGCTGTAGCCAAGCGTCTTGGCCGCGAGTGGATCGGCTGCGAGCGTGAGAGCGACTATCGCGAAGCCGCTCTGGAGCGTATCGAGATGGCGCTGCCGCTCGACGAAAGCGCACTCAAGACCATGCAGTCCAAGCGCACCGCCCCCAAGGTCGCCTTCGGCACGCTGGTCGAGACCGGCTGGATCGAGCCCGGCACCAAGGTTTTCGACAAGAAGCGCCGCCATGTCGCCTCAATCCGCGCCGACGGCTCACTGATCCAGGGCGATGCCACCGGCTCGATCCACGGGCTGGGCAAGGACCTGCAGGGCGCGCCGTCGTGCAACGGCTGGACCTTCTGGCATCTGGAGCACGAGGGCGAAGTGAAGCCGCTCGACGCGATCCGCCAGCTCTACATCCTCGCCACCGAGCCCTGA
- a CDS encoding TIGR02281 family clan AA aspartic protease produces the protein MNFSGFDLSGFHDLLPWLRGQPLLALALAAIFVSVLGGVLRRPLPWIAGLLRGIGTLGLVAALLLTVAQVARFSTSADISIPALGVPRQVVEGRVTRVPMSPDGHFWIRARVNGTPIRFLVDTGATITALSPRAAREAGVEVQPIRRAVMMQTANGTVSADMATIDEMHMGNIVARDLDAVIVPGLQDANVIGMNLLSRLAGWRVERNTLILEPHHPQTVTGA, from the coding sequence ATGAACTTTTCCGGCTTCGATCTCTCGGGCTTTCATGATCTCCTGCCGTGGTTGCGGGGGCAGCCCTTGCTGGCACTGGCGCTGGCGGCGATCTTCGTCAGCGTGCTGGGCGGTGTGCTGCGCCGCCCGCTCCCGTGGATAGCGGGTCTGCTGCGCGGGATCGGCACGCTCGGGCTGGTCGCAGCGCTGCTGCTGACCGTGGCGCAGGTCGCGCGGTTTTCGACGAGCGCGGACATCTCCATTCCCGCACTCGGCGTTCCCAGGCAGGTGGTCGAAGGCCGGGTGACGCGGGTGCCGATGTCGCCCGACGGGCACTTCTGGATACGCGCCCGAGTGAACGGCACCCCGATCCGCTTCCTTGTCGATACCGGCGCAACGATTACTGCGCTCAGCCCGCGTGCGGCGCGCGAAGCAGGCGTCGAAGTGCAGCCGATCCGCCGGGCGGTGATGATGCAGACCGCCAACGGCACCGTCTCCGCCGACATGGCGACGATCGACGAGATGCACATGGGCAATATCGTCGCTCGCGATCTCGATGCCGTGATCGTGCCGGGACTTCAGGATGCCAACGTGATCGGCATGAACCTGCTCTCGCGCCTCGCGGGCTGGCGGGTGGAGCGCAACACGCTGATCCTTGAGCCCCACCATCCGCAGACGGTGACGGGGGCCTGA
- a CDS encoding 2Fe-2S iron-sulfur cluster-binding protein — protein MPDVRFVTEQGEIVLAHAASGDRLLKVAQIAGMPLEGTCEGQMACSTCHVIVAPDWFPRLPDPSDEEEDLLDLAAHVTRTSRLACQISVTEDLDGIEVRIPRNAHNLQIG, from the coding sequence TTGCCGGACGTACGTTTCGTAACGGAGCAGGGCGAGATCGTCCTCGCCCATGCCGCCAGCGGCGACAGGCTGCTCAAAGTGGCGCAGATCGCAGGCATGCCGCTGGAAGGCACCTGCGAGGGGCAGATGGCCTGTTCCACCTGCCATGTGATCGTCGCGCCAGACTGGTTCCCGCGCCTGCCCGACCCGTCCGACGAAGAGGAAGACCTGCTCGACCTCGCGGCCCACGTTACCCGGACCAGTCGCCTCGCCTGCCAGATCAGCGTGACCGAGGATCTCGACGGGATCGAGGTGCGCATTCCCCGCAATGCGCACAACCTGCAGATCGGCTGA
- the parC gene encoding DNA topoisomerase IV subunit A encodes MVNTIDDAPDPFDAIVDAPFDAALSERYLVYALSTITARSLPDLRDGLKPVHRRLLWAMRQLKLDPASAYKKSARVVGDVIGKYHPHGDASVYDAMVRLAQDFSLRYPLVEGQGNFGNIDGDNAAAYRYTEARLTKTAIQLMAGLDEGTVDFVPTYNGEESEPDIFPGLFPNLLANGATGIAVGMATSIPSHNVAEIIDATLMLIDNPQAEHAQIMQVFKGPDFATGGLVVDSPEAISHAYETGKGAFRVRGRFSTGRNEDGSWEETGIEKLGGGQWQLVISEIPYMLPKGKLIEQVAQLIADRKLPILEDIRDESDESIRIVFVPKSRNVDPELLKESLYRLSDLESRFSLNLNVLDAHRTPGVLGIRLVLQEWVFAQIDILLRRTQHRLEKIAARLELLEGYIIAYLNLDRIIEIIRTEDEPKQVMMAEFSLTDRQAEAILNMRLRSLRKLEEMELRQEHAELLKEQDDLTKLLESPARQRTRLKRDLNTLRKDYAETTVLGRRRTTIAQATPTVEFSMDAMIEKEPVTVILSARGWIRAAKGHVPLDGDFKFKEGDGPAFAFHAQTTDKILIAVENGRFYTLGADKLPGARGFGEPIRTMVDIDADAHIIAAMPHKPKAQLLLASNIGRGFAADSDELLAETRKGKAVMSTKPGVTLTIVREIPAEHDHVAVVGDNRKLVVFSLEELPVLAKGQGVTLQRYRDGGLADAITLKLEDGLSWTMGGDTGRTRTEKDMVLWKVARGAAGRLPPNGFPRDNKFQG; translated from the coding sequence ATGGTGAACACGATCGACGACGCTCCGGACCCTTTCGACGCCATTGTCGATGCGCCCTTCGATGCCGCGCTGTCCGAGCGCTATCTCGTTTATGCGCTCTCGACGATCACCGCGCGTTCGCTGCCCGATCTTCGCGACGGCCTGAAGCCGGTCCACCGCCGCCTGCTCTGGGCGATGCGGCAGCTCAAGCTCGATCCCGCCAGCGCCTACAAGAAGTCCGCGCGCGTCGTCGGCGACGTGATCGGCAAGTATCACCCGCATGGCGACGCCTCGGTCTACGATGCGATGGTCCGCCTCGCGCAGGACTTCTCGCTGCGCTATCCGCTGGTCGAGGGGCAGGGCAACTTCGGCAATATCGATGGCGATAACGCCGCCGCCTATCGCTACACCGAAGCGCGCCTGACCAAGACCGCGATCCAGCTCATGGCCGGGCTGGACGAGGGCACCGTCGATTTCGTCCCCACCTACAACGGTGAAGAGAGCGAGCCGGATATCTTCCCCGGCCTGTTCCCAAACCTGCTGGCCAATGGTGCCACCGGCATCGCGGTGGGCATGGCGACCTCGATCCCCAGCCACAACGTCGCCGAGATCATCGACGCGACGCTGATGCTGATCGACAATCCGCAGGCCGAGCATGCGCAGATCATGCAGGTGTTCAAGGGGCCGGACTTCGCGACCGGCGGCCTCGTGGTCGACAGCCCCGAAGCGATCAGCCACGCCTACGAGACCGGCAAGGGCGCGTTCCGCGTGCGCGGTCGTTTCTCGACCGGGCGGAACGAGGACGGCAGCTGGGAAGAGACCGGCATCGAAAAGCTGGGGGGCGGCCAGTGGCAGCTCGTCATCAGCGAAATTCCTTACATGCTGCCCAAGGGCAAGCTGATAGAGCAGGTCGCGCAGCTGATCGCCGACCGTAAGCTGCCGATCCTCGAAGACATTCGGGACGAGAGCGACGAGAGCATCCGCATCGTCTTCGTGCCCAAGAGCCGCAATGTCGATCCGGAGCTGCTGAAGGAAAGCCTCTACCGCCTCTCCGATCTGGAGAGCCGCTTCTCGCTGAACCTCAACGTGCTCGATGCGCACCGCACGCCGGGCGTTCTTGGCATCCGGCTGGTGTTGCAGGAGTGGGTCTTCGCGCAGATCGATATCCTGCTGCGCCGCACCCAGCATCGCCTCGAAAAGATCGCTGCCCGCCTCGAACTGCTCGAAGGCTACATCATCGCCTATCTCAACCTCGACCGGATCATCGAGATCATCCGGACCGAGGACGAGCCCAAGCAGGTGATGATGGCCGAGTTCAGCCTGACCGACCGTCAGGCCGAGGCGATCCTCAACATGCGCCTGCGCTCCTTGCGCAAGCTGGAGGAGATGGAGCTGCGGCAGGAACATGCCGAACTGCTCAAGGAGCAGGACGACCTCACCAAGCTGCTCGAAAGCCCGGCCCGCCAGCGCACGCGTCTCAAGCGCGATCTCAATACCCTGCGCAAGGACTATGCCGAGACCACCGTGCTGGGCCGTCGCCGGACGACCATCGCGCAGGCCACGCCAACCGTCGAGTTCTCGATGGACGCGATGATCGAGAAGGAGCCGGTGACGGTCATCCTCTCGGCAAGAGGCTGGATTCGTGCCGCTAAGGGCCATGTGCCGCTGGACGGCGATTTCAAGTTCAAGGAAGGCGATGGCCCGGCCTTCGCCTTCCATGCCCAGACCACCGACAAGATCCTGATCGCGGTGGAGAACGGCCGGTTCTACACGCTCGGTGCTGACAAGCTGCCCGGCGCGCGCGGCTTCGGCGAGCCGATCCGCACGATGGTCGATATCGATGCCGATGCCCACATCATCGCCGCCATGCCGCACAAGCCCAAGGCGCAGCTGCTGCTGGCCTCGAATATCGGACGTGGCTTCGCGGCGGACAGCGACGAACTGCTGGCCGAAACCCGCAAGGGCAAGGCGGTCATGTCCACCAAGCCCGGCGTTACGCTCACCATCGTGCGCGAAATTCCGGCTGAGCACGATCACGTTGCCGTGGTGGGCGACAATCGCAAGCTCGTGGTGTTCAGCCTGGAAGAGCTGCCGGTGCTGGCCAAGGGGCAGGGCGTTACGCTCCAGCGCTATCGCGACGGGGGCCTTGCCGATGCGATCACGCTGAAGCTGGAGGATGGCCTGTCATGGACGATGGGCGGCGATACCGGCCGCACGCGTACCGAAAAGGACATGGTGCTGTGGAAGGTCGCGCGCGGTGCCGCCGGTCGCCTGCCGCCTAACGGCTTCCCGCGCGACAACAAGTTTCAGGGATAG
- a CDS encoding ribonuclease HII, translated as MSTSPAPFALPPRIVIGVDEAGRGPLAGPVVAGAVILSRPRPSGLDDSKKLSAKRRAELEAVIQRRCLWALGVVDVEEIDRLNIFGATMLAMTRAVEALCIQIDREPDEVLIDGNMTPAGRRPEWRWNARAIVGGDALEPCISAASIVAKEHRDRVMRGLAEQHPHYGWERNAGYGTVQHLAALREHGATVHHRRSFAPVAQLSLL; from the coding sequence ATGAGCACTTCGCCTGCCCCGTTCGCCCTGCCGCCCCGCATCGTCATCGGCGTGGATGAAGCCGGGCGAGGGCCTCTTGCAGGTCCGGTGGTCGCAGGAGCCGTGATCCTGTCCAGGCCGCGCCCTTCCGGGCTCGACGATTCCAAGAAGCTCTCGGCCAAACGCCGTGCGGAACTGGAAGCGGTGATCCAGCGCCGGTGCCTGTGGGCGCTGGGCGTCGTCGATGTCGAGGAGATCGATCGCCTCAACATCTTCGGCGCTACGATGCTGGCAATGACCCGCGCGGTGGAGGCGCTGTGCATCCAGATCGACCGGGAGCCCGACGAGGTATTGATCGACGGCAACATGACGCCTGCGGGCCGTCGTCCGGAATGGCGATGGAATGCCCGCGCCATCGTCGGCGGCGATGCGCTGGAGCCGTGCATTTCCGCAGCTTCGATCGTCGCCAAGGAACATCGCGACCGGGTGATGCGGGGCCTTGCCGAGCAGCACCCGCACTATGGGTGGGAACGCAATGCCGGATACGGCACCGTGCAGCACCTCGCCGCGCTACGCGAACATGGTGCGACGGTGCATCATCGCCGCAGTTTCGCACCGGTTGCGCAACTCTCGCTCCTGTAA
- a CDS encoding DUF1285 domain-containing protein, which translates to MPYDPPPDLAGLSLSRIAELVAERRLAPVDTWRPDVVGSSDMRIAADGRWYHEGTEIRRAAMVRAFSQLLIRDAQGQHWLVTPGQKLSIVVDDAAFLAVDLKHEGDALVFRLNTDEFVIADSDHPLIARGSIEAPAIYLAVRHGIEARLDRSTWLQLAEIAIELSDMSVSSKGCTFALAPSV; encoded by the coding sequence ATGCCTTACGATCCGCCCCCTGATCTGGCAGGCCTCAGTCTGTCCCGTATCGCCGAACTCGTCGCCGAGCGCAGGCTCGCGCCGGTCGATACGTGGCGACCGGACGTGGTGGGCAGTAGCGATATGCGGATCGCAGCGGATGGGCGCTGGTATCATGAAGGCACGGAAATCCGCCGCGCGGCGATGGTTCGCGCCTTCTCGCAACTGCTGATCCGCGATGCACAAGGGCAGCACTGGCTGGTCACGCCGGGGCAGAAGCTGTCGATCGTGGTGGACGATGCCGCTTTCCTTGCCGTCGACCTCAAGCACGAAGGCGACGCGCTGGTCTTTCGGCTGAACACCGATGAGTTCGTCATTGCCGACAGCGATCACCCGCTGATCGCCCGTGGCAGCATCGAGGCGCCGGCGATCTATCTCGCCGTCCGCCATGGGATCGAAGCCAGACTGGATCGCAGCACATGGCTGCAACTCGCTGAAATTGCGATTGAACTCTCGGACATGTCGGTCAGCAGCAAGGGCTGCACCTTCGCACTGGCGCCATCTGTATGA
- a CDS encoding CCA tRNA nucleotidyltransferase, with translation MTKRLEAEWMARADLAALVAALGRENVRYVGGAVRDSLLGAPVKDIDMATVLHPEEIMRRLDVAAIRKVPTGIKHGTVTAVLPGGPVEITTLRHDVSTDGRRATVAFASDWREDAARRDFTINALYADTLTGEVFDWFGGLADLDARRVRFIGDAAQRIREDHLRILRYFRFQARFGAQPADKQAEEACHNLAATLKGLSRERVGMETMNLLGLPDPAPTVARMEELGVLREILPEADVPALARLVASEKAQGIAPDPLRRLAALVPQQPGLAEQVTARFRLSGAQRKRLSLAAARTDDMPSARELAYRLGRKEALDRLLLAGADTSPLTGWDIPLFPVKGGQIVARGVSAGPQVAATLRKVEDCWIAAGFPSDPATIDAMLDKELGS, from the coding sequence ATGACGAAACGGCTTGAGGCCGAATGGATGGCGCGGGCCGATCTGGCCGCGCTGGTGGCGGCGCTGGGCCGGGAGAACGTGCGCTATGTCGGCGGCGCGGTGCGCGACAGCCTGCTCGGCGCGCCGGTCAAGGACATCGACATGGCGACGGTGCTGCATCCCGAAGAGATCATGCGGCGCCTTGATGTGGCGGCGATCCGCAAGGTACCGACCGGGATCAAGCACGGCACCGTGACCGCTGTCCTGCCGGGCGGTCCGGTCGAGATCACCACGCTGCGCCACGATGTCAGCACCGATGGCCGCCGCGCGACAGTGGCTTTCGCCAGCGACTGGCGCGAGGATGCCGCCCGTCGCGATTTCACGATCAACGCGCTTTACGCCGATACCCTGACCGGCGAGGTGTTTGACTGGTTCGGCGGGCTCGCCGATCTCGATGCGCGCCGGGTCCGCTTCATTGGCGATGCCGCACAGCGCATCCGCGAGGACCACTTGCGTATCCTGCGTTACTTCCGTTTTCAGGCGAGATTTGGCGCTCAACCTGCTGACAAGCAGGCGGAAGAGGCATGTCATAATCTTGCAGCCACACTGAAAGGCCTCTCGCGCGAGCGGGTCGGCATGGAGACCATGAACCTGCTGGGCCTGCCCGATCCGGCACCGACCGTGGCACGGATGGAGGAACTTGGCGTCCTGCGCGAAATCCTGCCGGAAGCTGACGTTCCCGCCCTCGCCCGGCTTGTCGCCAGCGAAAAGGCACAGGGCATCGCGCCCGATCCGCTGCGTCGTCTGGCAGCGCTGGTGCCGCAACAGCCGGGGCTCGCCGAACAGGTCACCGCGCGCTTCCGCCTCTCGGGCGCGCAGAGGAAGCGCCTGTCGCTGGCGGCCGCACGAACCGATGACATGCCATCCGCGCGCGAACTTGCCTATCGGCTGGGCCGCAAGGAAGCGCTCGATCGCCTGCTGCTGGCAGGCGCGGATACCTCGCCACTGACTGGCTGGGACATTCCCCTCTTTCCGGTGAAGGGTGGGCAGATCGTCGCACGCGGCGTCAGCGCCGGGCCACAGGTCGCGGCCACGTTGCGAAAGGTCGAGGACTGCTGGATCGCGGCAGGCTTCCCTTCCGATCCGGCGACCATCGACGCGATGCTGGACAAGGAACTCGGCTCGTGA
- a CDS encoding TIGR02281 family clan AA aspartic protease — protein MNLGELGAQLYANPLLALAVVAVLAGIASMMLSPERTRLAQGLRNGAYLIMAAVVLLTIAESALNNDKSEAADWFDHTRPATVSGDETQIAKRRDGHFWVEAKLNGVPTAFLIDTGATYTSISQSVAQAAGIIVNPDSEGRMLDTANGTIVARMSTAGSLDFGGVSARELPVAVTPDSAGDTSVIGMNLLSRLKGWRVDGDRMTLVPSAGATSRPVSVEKAGTN, from the coding sequence GTGAACCTCGGCGAACTGGGCGCGCAACTTTATGCCAATCCCCTGCTGGCGCTGGCCGTCGTGGCGGTGCTGGCGGGTATCGCCTCGATGATGCTGTCGCCCGAACGCACACGTCTGGCCCAGGGGCTGCGCAACGGGGCCTATCTCATCATGGCCGCCGTGGTCTTGCTGACCATCGCGGAATCCGCACTCAACAATGACAAGTCGGAAGCGGCGGACTGGTTCGACCATACGCGCCCCGCCACCGTTTCAGGCGACGAGACGCAGATCGCTAAGCGCCGGGACGGACATTTCTGGGTCGAGGCGAAATTGAACGGCGTGCCCACCGCCTTCCTGATCGATACCGGCGCGACCTACACCTCGATCTCCCAAAGCGTCGCGCAGGCAGCGGGCATCATCGTCAATCCTGATAGCGAGGGGCGGATGCTCGATACCGCCAACGGTACTATCGTCGCGCGCATGTCGACCGCGGGATCGCTGGACTTCGGCGGTGTTTCGGCGCGCGAACTCCCGGTGGCCGTCACACCCGACAGCGCAGGCGATACCAGCGTGATCGGCATGAACCTGCTCTCGCGCCTGAAAGGCTGGCGGGTGGATGGCGACCGGATGACGCTGGTGCCGTCTGCCGGCGCGACAAGTCGGCCAGTCAGCGTCGAGAAAGCCGGCACGAACTAA
- the folP gene encoding dihydropteroate synthase, with the protein MARQVYIRPIGFAESPQSELGEAIRLGGSMVWASRFALIVRENGVVTRRERVDVPAMPTALAGLPDDLAQEAEAQWANLRKSHPALQCGNRTIRFDQPQVMAILNRTPDSFSDGGRFDSDLDAAADHAMQMLEAGAAIIDVGGESTRPGAASVWEGDEIARVVPIVDRLAKAGAAISVDTRRAGVMEAALKVGAHIFNDVSGLRFDPRSAELAANAGTPVVLMHAPGDGNDLHAEHGYRDVVLDVFDRLRALRDRAVEQGIAPERIWLDPGIGFGMSVAENLALMNCLALFHALGHPILLGASRKRLIGALAGEVPADQRLGGSLTLALKAAEAGCHVIRVHDAMETVQALRVWRGLRDSALTDFSQIPE; encoded by the coding sequence ATGGCACGGCAGGTCTACATCCGTCCGATCGGCTTTGCCGAAAGCCCGCAGAGCGAGCTTGGCGAAGCCATACGGTTGGGCGGCTCTATGGTCTGGGCCAGCCGCTTCGCGCTGATCGTACGCGAGAATGGCGTGGTGACGCGGCGTGAGCGGGTCGATGTTCCCGCGATGCCGACCGCGCTTGCCGGGCTTCCCGACGATCTGGCGCAGGAGGCCGAGGCGCAATGGGCGAACCTGCGCAAGAGCCATCCTGCGTTGCAGTGCGGCAACCGAACCATTCGCTTTGACCAGCCGCAGGTCATGGCGATCCTTAACCGCACGCCGGACAGTTTCTCGGACGGTGGCCGCTTCGACAGCGACCTTGATGCTGCCGCTGATCACGCCATGCAGATGCTGGAGGCAGGCGCCGCGATCATCGATGTCGGAGGCGAGTCCACCCGCCCCGGTGCTGCGTCCGTGTGGGAAGGGGACGAAATCGCCCGCGTGGTGCCGATCGTGGACAGGCTGGCCAAGGCTGGCGCTGCAATCAGCGTCGATACCCGGCGAGCGGGGGTGATGGAAGCCGCGCTCAAGGTCGGCGCGCATATCTTCAACGACGTCTCGGGCCTGCGTTTCGATCCGCGCAGCGCCGAACTGGCTGCGAACGCTGGAACGCCGGTCGTGCTGATGCATGCTCCCGGTGACGGGAACGACCTGCATGCCGAGCATGGCTATCGCGATGTCGTGCTGGACGTGTTCGATCGCCTGAGAGCCCTTCGCGATCGGGCGGTGGAGCAGGGCATCGCGCCGGAACGCATCTGGCTGGACCCAGGCATTGGCTTTGGCATGTCCGTCGCCGAAAACCTTGCCTTGATGAATTGTCTGGCACTGTTCCACGCTCTGGGGCATCCGATCCTGCTGGGTGCAAGCCGCAAGCGGCTGATCGGCGCGCTGGCGGGCGAAGTTCCCGCAGATCAACGCCTGGGCGGCTCGCTGACGCTTGCTCTGAAGGCTGCTGAAGCGGGGTGCCATGTGATCCGCGTCCACGATGCGATGGAGACCGTTCAGGCCTTGCGTGTCTGGCGAGGTCTTCGCGACAGTGCTCTGACGGACTTCTCACAAATACCGGAATAA
- a CDS encoding GNAT family N-acetyltransferase, producing the protein MSDTVQSTLIPLDNVDPVLVESLLDRAFGSERHQRTAYKVREGTDWLPALSFAAMDANEMLVGTIQCWPVALTAPAGRAHPMVMVGPVAVLPEHQGMGYGQALMSAALAGLDPRAPLPQVLIGDPEYYGRFWGFESTHTGAWELPGPFERHRLLVRTPNAAVLPEAGTLGPWLR; encoded by the coding sequence ATGTCCGATACCGTTCAATCCACGCTGATCCCGCTCGATAACGTCGACCCCGTGCTTGTCGAGAGCCTGCTCGACCGCGCTTTCGGTTCCGAGCGACACCAGCGAACAGCCTACAAGGTGCGCGAGGGAACCGACTGGCTCCCGGCGCTCAGCTTCGCGGCGATGGATGCGAACGAGATGCTGGTCGGCACGATCCAGTGCTGGCCGGTGGCACTCACCGCCCCGGCGGGGCGCGCCCATCCGATGGTGATGGTCGGCCCGGTTGCCGTGCTGCCCGAACATCAGGGCATGGGCTACGGTCAGGCGCTGATGTCCGCAGCGCTTGCAGGCCTCGATCCTCGCGCGCCGCTGCCGCAGGTCCTGATCGGCGACCCCGAATATTACGGCCGTTTCTGGGGCTTCGAGAGCACCCACACAGGCGCCTGGGAACTGCCCGGACCGTTCGAGCGCCATCGTCTGCTGGTGCGCACCCCCAACGCGGCGGTGCTTCCCGAAGCGGGCACGCTCGGCCCCTGGCTGCGCTGA
- a CDS encoding CoA pyrophosphatase, translating into MSDLFQRVAQRLTDAHAEQPPMRLSDPRLKGSDLELKPASVLIALTERDNPGILMLHRPSTMRAHPGQIALPGGRRELGENATEAALREAEEELGIPSDLVRVVGATDVYRTGSGYEITPVIGVIPPDIEIRPNAAEVSQWFEAPADFVLDPANQRTRLLERNGQQYPVIEIDWQGHVIWGVTGAILSNLARRLNWHDETA; encoded by the coding sequence ATGAGCGACCTGTTCCAGCGTGTGGCACAGCGCCTCACCGATGCGCATGCAGAGCAGCCTCCGATGCGCTTGTCCGACCCGCGCCTGAAAGGCAGTGACCTCGAACTGAAGCCAGCTTCGGTCCTTATCGCGCTGACAGAACGCGATAACCCCGGAATTCTTATGCTCCATCGCCCCTCGACGATGCGCGCCCATCCGGGGCAGATCGCCCTTCCCGGCGGTCGCCGCGAACTGGGGGAGAACGCGACAGAGGCGGCCTTGAGAGAGGCAGAGGAAGAACTCGGCATTCCTTCCGACCTCGTTCGCGTGGTGGGCGCAACCGACGTCTATCGCACCGGGAGCGGCTATGAGATCACGCCGGTGATCGGCGTGATTCCCCCCGATATCGAAATCCGTCCCAATGCTGCCGAAGTGTCGCAGTGGTTCGAAGCCCCTGCAGACTTCGTCCTCGATCCCGCCAACCAGCGCACCCGGTTGCTGGAGCGCAATGGTCAGCAGTATCCTGTCATCGAGATCGACTGGCAGGGCCACGTCATCTGGGGCGTGACCGGGGCAATCCTCTCCAACCTTGCAAGAAGACTGAACTGGCATGACGAAACGGCTTGA
- a CDS encoding SDR family NAD(P)-dependent oxidoreductase — MEDFTNRCAIVTGAASGIGAAIARQLAKAGARVVIADFDEEAAHALSRELGTEQTAVFGIDVADAAANEELVRFAEERFGPLAYAVNNAGIGDKPMKLADIPLQNWQRVLNVDLNSVFYAMKYQIPAMVAGGGGSIVNMASILGAVAWQGSAAYVTAKHALLGMTKTAALDYAADGLRINAVGPGFVSTPALEKNMTDEAIAQLAEKHALNRLATPDEIANLTLFLLSSKASFMTGTYYPVDGGYLAR; from the coding sequence ATGGAAGACTTTACCAACCGTTGCGCCATCGTGACCGGCGCAGCCTCCGGCATCGGTGCGGCTATCGCGCGCCAGTTGGCCAAGGCCGGTGCCCGCGTCGTGATCGCCGATTTCGATGAAGAGGCTGCCCACGCGCTGTCAAGGGAACTGGGTACCGAACAGACTGCCGTATTCGGCATCGACGTCGCCGATGCCGCAGCGAACGAGGAACTGGTACGCTTCGCCGAAGAGCGCTTCGGTCCACTCGCCTATGCCGTGAACAATGCCGGGATCGGCGACAAGCCGATGAAGCTGGCGGACATTCCCCTGCAGAACTGGCAGCGCGTGCTCAATGTCGATCTCAACAGCGTGTTCTATGCCATGAAATACCAGATCCCGGCGATGGTCGCAGGCGGTGGCGGCTCGATCGTCAATATGGCCTCGATCCTCGGCGCTGTCGCCTGGCAGGGCTCGGCGGCCTATGTCACTGCGAAGCACGCGTTGCTGGGGATGACCAAGACCGCCGCGCTCGATTATGCCGCCGATGGCCTGCGCATCAATGCTGTGGGGCCGGGCTTCGTTTCCACGCCTGCGCTGGAAAAGAACATGACCGATGAGGCGATCGCCCAACTGGCCGAAAAGCACGCGCTCAACCGCCTTGCGACGCCGGATGAGATCGCCAACCTCACGCTGTTCCTGCTCTCGTCGAAGGCCTCGTTCATGACCGGGACCTATTATCCGGTCGATGGCGGTTATCTGGCACGCTGA